GGCTTTGTGGGGTTTTATGGTGCTCCCGTGGGCTCTTGTGGTGTTCCCTGGGGTCTTGTGGTGTTCCGTGGGCTCTTGTGTGGGATTGTGGTTTTCCCTAAGGTCTTGTGGTGTTCCATGGTGTTACCATGGGCACTTGTGGTGTTTTTTGTCACAGTGATGGACAGTATTTGAAGGTCCTGTCTGCTGCCATTCTGTGGAGATAAACTAGCCAGTGTATGTTTATATATTATATGTTTAATTATTTCTCAGACTGGTCGTCCCGAATAAAGGATACTCCTCTCTAGACCAGAGTCCAGATGAAAAACCCCTCGTAGCCCTGGACACAGacaggtatctatctatctatctatctatctatctatctatctatctatctatctatctatctatctatctatctatctcatatctatctatctatctatctcatatctatctatctcatatctttctatctcatatctttctatccgatatctatctcatgtcttctatctatctatctatctatcttattatctatctatctatctatctatctatctatctatctatctcatatctatctatctcatatctttctatccgatatctatctcatgtcttctatctatctatctatctatctatctatctatctcagaggtgtaacttgaagctcctgggccccaatgcaaaacctgtaacagggcccccaagtacaatgctttattcatagtactgggctccctatatggagaagagaggcgttataggccctctaaggctcctgggcccgggtgcaaccgcatcccctgcatcctctatagttacaccagtgatctatctcatatatatctttctatctttctttctatctatctttctatctatctaatatctatacatctgtctatctatctcatatctatctatttatctcatgtctatccttttatctcctatctatctctcatatctatctcctatctatctctcatatctatctcttctctatctactatctatcgcatatctatcatctatctatctatctatctaatatctatttatctcatatctatccatctatcatatatctatctcatatctatccttctatctcatatctatcatctatccatctatctcctatctatctctcatatctatctatctcatatcgatcttatatctatctatctatctcatatctatccttctatctaatatctatctatctcctatctatctatctatctatctatctatctatctatctcatatctatcatctatgtatctcatatctctcatatctatctcatatctatccttctatctaatatctatctatctcctatctatctaacatctatctgtctatctcatatatatccttctatctcatatttatctatgtaattatctatctatctaatatctatctatttatctatctatgtaatatctatctatctcatatctatcatctatctatttctcatatctatctatctatctatctatcgttctcatatctatctatctatgtaatatctatctatcgttctcatatctatctatgtaatatctatctatctcatagttatccttctatctcatatttatctatctatgtaatatctatctatctcatatctatctatgtaatatctatctatctcatatctatccttctatctcatatctatttatctatctatccttctatctatttaatatctatctatcttatatctatctttcaatctcatatctatccttctatctatctatctatctctctctctcatatctatccatcaatctcatagctatccatctatctcatatctatctatttatctcatatttatctatccatctatctatttatctatctcctatctatctaatatctatctatttatctatttatgtaatatctctctctatctatgtaatatctatctatctatctcctatctatctaatatttatctatctatgtagtatgtatctcatatctatccttctatctcatatctatctatccatctatctatccatctatctctcatatctatctcttatctatctatctcatatctatcatctatataatatctatctatctatctaatatctatctatctatctatctaatatctatctatctatgtaatatctatctatctatgtaatatctatctatctaatatctatctatctaatatctatctatctcatatctatccttctatctcataatctatctatctatgtaatatctatctatgtaatatttatccttctatctcatatctatctatccatctcatatctatcaatctcatatctatctttctatctatctatgtaacatctagctatctcatatatatccttctatctcatatttatctatctatcaatctatgtaatatctatctcatatctatctctgtaatatctatctatgtaatatttatccttctatctcatatctatctatctatccatctcatatctatctttctatctatctatggaatatctatctatctcacatctatgtaatatctatatctcatatctatctatctaatatctatctatgtaatatctatctatctcatatctatcatctatctatctcatatctatccttctatctcatatctatctatttatcgatatctatctatccttctatctatttaatatctatctatctgatatctatctttcaatctcatatctatccttctatctatctatctatctatctcatatctatctatcaatctcatagctatccatctatctcatatctatctatctcatatttatctatccatttatctatttatctatctcctatctatctaatatctatctatttatctatctcctatctatctaatatctatttatctatttatgtagtatctatctcatatctatcatctatgtatctcatatctatccttctatctcatatctatcatctatctatccatctatctcccatatctatctcttatcctatctatctaatatctatctcatatctatcatctatctatgtaatatctatctatctaatatctgtctatctatctatctatgtaatatctatctatctgtctatctcctatctatccttctatctcataatctatctatctatgtaatatctatctatcaatgtaatatctatctatctcatatctatctatctcatatttatctatccatctatctatctatctcatatctatctatctcatatctatctatctcatatttatctatccatctatctatctcatatttatctatccatctatctatgtaatatctatctatatatctatctcatatctatttatctcatatttatctatccatctatctatgtaatatctatctatatatctatctcatatctatctatgtaatatctatatctcatatctatctatctatctatctatctatctatctatctatctatccatctcatatctatctatcaatctcatatctatctttctatctatttatgtaatatctatttatctcatatatatatcctatctatctatctatctatctaatatctatctatttatgtaatatctatcatctatctatctatctatttctcatatctatcgatctatctatctatctttctcatatctatctatctatctatctatctatctatgtaatatctatctctgtaatatagatctatctcacatctatctatgtaatatctatatctcatatctatctatctaatatctatctaagtaatatctatctctctcatatctatcatctatctatctcatatctatccttctatttcatatctatctatttatctatctatatctatctatcctatctatctcatatctatctatctatctcatatctatctatcaatctcatagctatccatctatcttatatctatctatctacctcatatttatctatccatctatctatctatctcctatctatctaatatctacctatttatgtaatatatctctctctctctctatctatctatgtaatatctatctatctcctatctatctaatatctatctatctatgtagtatctatctcatatctatcatctatgtatctcatatctatcatctatctatccatctatctcctatctatctctttatctatctatctatctaatatctatctcatatctatcatctatctatgtaatatctgtctatttatctatttatgtaatatctatctgtctatctcctatatttctatctatctcatatttatctatccatctatttatctatctcctatctatctaatatttatctatctcatatctatctatcaatgtaatatctatctatctcatatctatccatctatctcatatctatctgtctgtctatctatctggtatttatctatgcgtctatctatctatctcatatttatctatccatctttctatgtaatatctatctatctatctatctatctcatatccatctatctatctatctatctatgtaatatctttctatctcacatctatctatctatctatctatctatctatcacatatctatctatctatctcatatctatctatcaatctcatagctatccatctatcttatatctatctatctacctcatatttatctatccatctatctatctatctcctatctatctaatatctacctatttatgtaatatatatctctctctctctctatctatctatgtaatatctatctatctcctatctatctaatatctatctatctatgtagtatctatctcatatctatcatctatgtatctcatatctatcatctatctatccatctatctcctatctatctctttatatatctatctatctatctatctatctatctatctaatatctatctcatatctatcatctatctatgtaattatctgtctatttatctatctatgtaatatctatctgtctatctcctatatttctatctatctcatatttatctatccatctatttatctatctcctatctatctaatatttatctatctcatatctatctatcaatgtaatatctatctatctcatatctatccatctatctcatatctatctgtctgtctatctatctggtatttatctatgcgtctatctatctatctcatatttatctatccatctttctatgtaatatctatctatctatctatctatctatctatctatctatctatctatctatctatctatctatctcatatccatctatctatctatgtaatatctttctatctcacatctatctatctatctatctatcacatatctatccttctatctcatatctatctatctatctctgtaatatctatctatctcatatctatcatctatctatctatctcatatctatccttctatctatttatctatctcctatctatctaattaatatctttttatctcatatctatctatgtatgtatctcatatctatccttctatctatctatctatctatctatctatctatctatctatctatctcaaatgcTCCCTTAATAGTTGTCAGCTTTTTGTATATCcgctgcatttggaaagtcttcacacCCTCTGCTGACTTTACatgttgttatgttgtggcccccATCGTTCTGCACtcggtaccccataatgacaaatcaacaacagaatgggagaaatgtttgtaattttttttacatgaaaaatcGTCATTTTGCCCTGACAGAAGCCTTCCCCCGCCTTGGTCTGACACCTGACATTAGCTCTGAGGCTCACATTTCTCtggatcatctttgagatgtttctacatcttgaTTAGAATCTCCTGCGGTAAATTCAGCTGATTGGACATAAAAGACACTCCTGTCTATATAATAGCTCACAatccatatcagagccaaaaccacgccatgaggaggaaagaactgatCCAGAGCACTAGGGACCTCAGACCGGGCAGAAGGGCCACCCAACAAGACATTGACCCTAAGActacagccaagacaacacaggagggggacaactctgtgaatgtccttgagtggcccggcGAGAGCCCACAACCCAAtgaaacatctctggagagacctgacaatggctgtccacagacggcccccatccaacctgacagaatccccaaatccaggggtgCAACCCTTGAggcatcatccccaagaagaCTGCAGTCTGGAATCACTGCCAGAGGGTCTTCACCTGAGGGCCGagcacagggtgtgaatacttatgtcactgcAGGGTGGGAGGTTTTATCTAAACAATTACATATATCTCTCTGGTTCTGTTGTccttatggggtactgagtgcggAGTGATGGGGGCCACAAGGTAACCCCAGCATGGAAGGGAGAGGGTGTGAAGACCTGCTGCCTATCTAATATTTCCTCTCTGGTTTTGTCCCTCTAGCGATGATGACTTTGACATGTCTAGATATTCGTCTTCAGGTTACTCATCAGCTGAGGTAGGTCACCGGCTCGAGACTAAGACGATGTACGTGTATTCTGTGACCGGGTGGCCCCCCGCTGCAGAGGTGTAGGGGGCTGGACATAACGTACCCCATAATATATATGTTACCCCAGTGCCACCAACATCAACCCCAGCAAGACCATTCTGACTCGGACAGTCCAGTCTATCTCCTCCGTTGTACGAGCAGCGATCATTCGGCGGTGGCGATGTCAGCGCTGCCAGCGGGATTGACGTGCAGTAATACGACGGTTACTGGAGTACAATTAGAAACACTTCAGAAGTTTTTATACTTTCATTGACAAATACAACAAGTTTTGAGAAAGCCTCCATATTTACAGCATTAGCCCTTATCTTATAAGCCTTCTGCCCTTCCCCCGACACGCTGGATATCATCtactgggccaaatcctgactgatggccgCCCGTTCCTCCTAATCTGTGCTCTGAGATTATCACATCTTCTGGGGTTTTGTCTGCCCGCTACTGGAGGATTCTCCGCAGGTTCTCAGTGGGATGAGATCTGGGGAGGTTCCTACCGTGGACCCAAAATGTCATCACAGTGCCACCTCGTCCTTGTGGAAGCTCCGCCATGCTGGAGAAAGCTTCGTCCATCACAAAATACTCCACGAtggttttcttggagacaagtgGTTTCTTTTGCTGCCCTTCCTCCAGAGGTCTTCACCCCACTGTGTGCAGACCACTTGCCTGCTGTCCTTCCCGACCCCCGACACCTCCAGAGGTCTTCACCCTACTGTGTGTGCAGAGGACCTACCTGCTGCTGCTCCTGACACCCGGCGCCTCCAATGGTCTTCACCCCACTGTGTGTACAGATGATGTACCTGCTGCCCTTCCTGACACCCAGCTCCTCCAGAAGTCTTCACCCCACTGTGCTTGCAGATGACCTACCTGCTGCTGCTCCTGGTGATGCACCGACCCGGTAGTGGAGCCCTCTACAGGAGCGCCTGGCACTTGCTGGACCTTCTTGGACATCCTGACTCCTTCTTCACAGCAGTTGATCCTTGAAGTTCTTCATCTGATAACTTGGTGATCCTTGGCTGTAAAGCCCCATTGATGTGAAGCAGTGATGGGGCACATGTCTCCTTGGATGACCAGAAGATCTGCTGGTTAAATTCCATAGGGGGATGGGGGGTTGTatggcaccaacttattctgcgacactttcaggtaatttgttttacCCCCCCaccagctgggtactcattttacagatggaaggctgagtcaaccttgagccaactacctgaatcaagtggggattgaacccgtgAGCGAGGCCTGAACACTCCGCACCACACCAGGCTAATTGTCCTGCTGAGGAACGACCTTACAATCTCTTACAATCATCATCCGATCTCTTCCAGAGTTACTGAAGAGGACAGATTTAGTGTAAATCTCCGTACTTTTGGCCACGActcgtgtttatatatatatgtgtgtgtaggtCTGTGtggccatatatatatacatatatacacacttacAATCCTCGTTTCTCCTCTGATGTTTCGGCTCATTTTCGCTCGGGAAGCGATGAGCTGCAGACTCCCCAGCGGATGAGAGCTCAGAGCTCCAGCAGGGGGCGCACATCAACATGGAGCATTTAAAGGGCCACAGCACAAAATAAACTCTGTTTTGGCATTGCTGCTAACTCCGAGATGGTAATGTGCAGATGGCACCGGCGCCCCGCGATCCGGCCAGACCTGCTGCTGCCCCTCAGCTCTATATTTTACTACACATCATTATAAGTTTAGCTGCAAGCTCCTAtaatagggggagggggggaggagactGTACAGCCTGATGCAAAGACAACACGTCCCAGAAGGCAAAGCACCAGAAAAAGTGCTACAAACAGGGAATGCTGGGGATTTCAGCTGTGAAGcctacagaatagtgagtgcagctctggggtataatacaggatgtaactcaggagcagtacaggataagtaatgtatgtacacagtgactccaccagcagaatagtgagcgcagctctggaggataatacaggatgtaactcaggagcagtacaggataagtaatgtatgtacacagtgactaccagcagaatagtgagtgcagctctggagtataatacaggatgtaactcaggagcagtacaggataagtaatgtatgtacacagtgactccaccagcagaatagtgagtgcagctctggggtataatacaggatgtaactcagggtcagtacaggataagtaatgtatgtacacagtgacttcaccagcagaatagtgagtgcagctctggagtataatacaggatgtaactcaggatcagtacaggataagtaatgtatgtacacagtgactccaccagcagaatagtgagtgcatctctggagtataatacaggatgtaactcaggatcagtacaggataagtaatgtatgtacacagtgactccaccagcagaatagtgagtgcagctctggagtataatacaggatgtaactcaggatcagtacaggataactaatgtatatacacagtgactccactagcagaatagtgagtgcagctctggagtataatacaggatgtaactcagcatcagtacaggataagtaatgtatgtacacagtgactccacccgcagaatagtgagtgcagctctggagtataatacaggatgtaactcagcatcagtacaggataagtaatgtatgtacacagtgactccaccagcagaatagtgagtgcagctctggagtataatacaggatgtaactcaggagcagtacaggataagtaatgtatgtacatagtgactccaccagcagaatagtgagtgcagctctggagtataatacaggatgtaactcaggagcagtacaggataagtaatgtatgtacacagtgactccaccagcagaatagtgagtgcagctctggagtataatacaggatgtaactcaggagcagtacaggataagtaatgtatgtacacagtgaccccaccagcagaatagtgagtgcagctctggaggataatacaggatgtaaccctagatcagtacaggataagtaatgtatgtacacagtgactccaagagcagaatagtgagtgcagctctggggtataatgcaggatgtaactcgggatcagtacaggataagtaatgtatgtacagagtgactccgccagcagaatagtgagtgcagccctggagtataatacaggatgtaactcaggagcagtacaggataagtaatgtatgtacacagtgactccaccagcagaatagtgagtgcagctctggagtataatacaggatgtaactcaggagcagtacaggataagtaatgtatgtacacagtgactccaccagcagaatagtgagtgcagctctggagtataatacaggatatatctcagcatcagtacaggataagtaatgtatgtacacagtgattccaccagcagaatagtgagtgcagctctggagtataatacaggatgtaactcaggatcagtacaggataagtaatgtatgtatacagtgacttcaccagcagaatagtgagtgcagctctggagtataatactggatgtaactcaggatcagtacaggataagtaatgtatgtacacagtgacttcaccagcagaatagtgagtgcagctctggagtataatactggatgtaactcaggatcagtacaggataagtaatgtatgtacacagtgactccaccagcagaatagtgagtgcagctctggagtataatgttgCCGCTATGACAGGGATGTGATGGATTGTGCTGTTGTTTCCTGACAGTTCTTCCTCCTTTCATCTACAGCAGATTAACCAAGACTTGAACATCCAGCTCCTGAAGGACGGCTACCGATTAGATGAGATTCCAGATGATGAAGATCTGGACCTTATACCCCCCAAATCTGTCAACCCCACCTGCATGTGCTGCCAAGCCACCTCCTCCACCGCCTGCCATATCCAGTAATGAGGGAGGGCTGTGATTTGTGCATTCCACGATAACTGTAAATCTtaacagccattgcttcctcCTATGGTAGGACACGCACCTATTTGTGTTCATGGAGCCAGGAGAAACCAAAAATACATCCATCCTATCAGACAAGGGGCTGAAGAGCGAGGACTGGTGAGGGCCATGCAGGGATCAGCGGCGCCTCCCTCACGAGCTGCCGCTGATCGCACATTTATCCTACACCGCGTCAGACACAAGACATCCAGGACACTGTGAAATGTGCCAAGACCCGAGGTGTGTGCGTTGGCATGCTGAGGGTCCGTTCTGCATGATCCGAGATTGGTGGGACCACTCGAATCCCACATACATCGAGGGGTTATTTGTGAACGTCCCCTGATTTGGGGTCACACTCCAGTATCATCATGCAGATTTGACGTAATGGGGCGGGGGTCATTTATAGAAGCTCGGCAGTTTGTGGGCTCTCCATGATACATGGAGTTAGATGTTGGCCCCCTGATTTGGGGGTTATTCCTGTATCCTATAGATTCCCTATAGATGGTGATCAATGATTAGTGGTTAATCGTGAATGGCGCACAGTTAGGGGTGGTGCCCTCTAGTGGTATCATCTGAGTTCCACATAGTGGGGGGCATTTGTAGAGGCTCTAGGAATAGCTCGTTCTCTGATTTGGGGGTCATTCTGATATCGTGTGTTCCAGGTAGATAGTACAGGTGGGTTTTGGACCCCCCTTCATGATTTGGACGGGGTGGCGCATAAATAGTGGGATTATTTGTAGACTCCTGTGAAGCTTCCTTGGCATTGAGCAGTAGttgtttgctgtcagtgcagccttGGGTTAGTTGGCACTCTGTGATCAATGTTTTTGGTTCCCCCCCCCCATCTTAAGAAAGAAGTTAATTTTATTTTATAGGGATAGGCCATCTGCCTGTAATTTGCTTGTGCAGAAAGTGGCAATATAGTAggtagcatacccacaccagagcaGCTCCGTGAATAAAtactgtgccagaaccaagctcataacaaaaaagtacagcaccagaaccaagctcatagcataaatacagcatcagaaacaAGTTCATAACATCAATGCAGCATCAGAATTAATCAcagaacataaacacagcaccagaaccaacctcagtacatacagcaccagaaccaagctcataacataaatacagtaccagaactaacctcagtacatacagcaccagaaccaagctcataacataaatacagtaccagaaccaacctcagtacatacagcaccagaaccaagctcataacataaatacagtaccagaactaacctcagtacatacagcaccagaaccaagctcataacataaatacagtaccagaaccaacctcagtacatacagcaccagaaccaagctcataacataaatacagcaccagaaccaacctccgggcataaatacaaccccagaactaagcttagtatataaatacagcaccagaaataaccttggtacataaatacagtaccagaaccaacctcagtacatagagcgtcagaacaaagctcataacataaatacagcaccagaaccaacctcagtgcataaatacagcaccagaaccaagctcataacataaatacagcaccagaaccaagctcataacaaatacagcaccagaaccaagctcataacattaatagagcaccagaaccaacctccgtgcataaatacaaccccagaactaagcttagtatataaatacagcaccagaaccaacctcagtgcataaatacagcaccagaaccaacctcagtgcataaatacagcaccagaaccaagctcataacataaatacagcaccagaaccaagctcataacaaatacagcaccagaaccaagctcataacattaatagagcaccagaaccaacctccgtgcataaatacaaccccagaactaagcttagtatgtaaatacagcaccagaaataaccatggtacataaatacagcaccagaaccaacctcagtgcataaatacagcaccagaaccatcctcagtacatacagcaccagaaccaagctcataacataaatacagcaccagaaccaagctcataacaaatacagcaccagaaccaagctcataacattaatacagcaccagaaccaacctcagtgcataaatacaaccccagaactttgcttagtatataaatacagcaacagaaataacctcagtacatacagcagcggaaccaagatcataacataaatacagcaccagaaccaaccctgTTACATGGACAGCAATATATCCCAGTCTTGATCTTATCCAATTACAATCACTGATGGTCACATGATCTGTCCCCACTACACATGATTACTTTACAGACCACACACCTCAACCACGGCACGTCTGTTAGTGTTATGGGGAATGTTGTAGTGCAGTGACTGTGGGGTCAGTAATGTACCTCCAGCTGGTGACTCTTCTAGTGCGCTGGGGACCCCCCTCATATACTGCACAGGGGCCCCAATATACTGCACAGGGGCCCCAATACACTGTACAGGGGTCCCCGTCTACCACATGCATCAATTGGTTTCTTCTGTCTCCATGTGTTATGTCCATATTTTACAGAGACCCCCTCCCCCAA
This region of Eleutherodactylus coqui strain aEleCoq1 chromosome 5, aEleCoq1.hap1, whole genome shotgun sequence genomic DNA includes:
- the FAM219A gene encoding protein FAM219A isoform X2, producing the protein MMEEIDRFQDPAAAAISDGDCDIREGETVSMNYKPSPLQVKLEKQREMARKGSLKNGNVGSPVNQQPKKNNVMARTRLVVPNKGYSSLDQSPDEKPLVALDTDSDDDFDMSRYSSSGYSSAEQINQDLNIQLLKDGYRLDEIPDDEDLDLIPPKSVNPTCMCCQATSSTACHIQ
- the FAM219A gene encoding protein FAM219A isoform X1, which encodes MMEEIDRFQVPTVHSEMQPLDPAAAAISDGDCDIREGETVSMNYKPSPLQVKLEKQREMARKGSLKNGNVGSPVNQQPKKNNVMARTRLVVPNKGYSSLDQSPDEKPLVALDTDSDDDFDMSRYSSSGYSSAEQINQDLNIQLLKDGYRLDEIPDDEDLDLIPPKSVNPTCMCCQATSSTACHIQ